One segment of Rhodopirellula baltica SH 1 DNA contains the following:
- the glmM gene encoding phosphoglucosamine mutase codes for MSELIISVSGLRGILGETLTPEVAVRFAAAFSASMPEGKIVVGRDGRTTGPMLRSAIVSALTASGRDVIDADVAATPTIGVLVRELGAVGAIAISASHNPPEYNGIKLFGGDGRVLDAESGAKIRDAYFAGTNQWATYDKIGQVDSIEDPHAAHLEKVLATVDVDAIKAKQFRVLIDSNHGAGGLLGVRLLEALGCTVEAMGHEPTGKFAHTPEPTAENLQGISADVTGRKCVVGFCQDPDADRLALIDETGRYIGEECTLALCVRQAMETGRRSGPIVINGATSSMSTLIAKQHGVETFRSAVGEANVCDLMIAKKAAYGGEGNGGPIDPAVGYVRDSFVGMAQTLALLARTGKPLSELADELPQLSIHKSKAGVSAVQLPAVFDKLEAKFTDAEATRGDGMRLQWSDRWLLVRGSNTEPIVRMIAEAPTADEAASLCDQASELLG; via the coding sequence ATGAGTGAATTGATTATCAGCGTCAGCGGTCTTCGCGGCATCTTGGGTGAAACCCTGACACCCGAAGTCGCCGTGCGTTTCGCAGCCGCGTTTTCGGCATCAATGCCCGAAGGAAAAATTGTGGTCGGACGCGACGGACGCACAACGGGACCGATGCTTCGCAGTGCCATCGTTTCCGCACTGACCGCATCGGGACGCGACGTGATCGACGCGGATGTCGCCGCGACTCCCACCATCGGCGTGCTGGTTCGCGAATTGGGAGCTGTCGGTGCCATCGCGATTTCGGCCAGTCACAACCCACCGGAATACAACGGCATCAAGTTGTTTGGCGGCGACGGCCGAGTCCTTGACGCTGAATCGGGAGCCAAAATTCGCGACGCCTACTTTGCTGGAACGAACCAATGGGCGACGTACGACAAAATTGGTCAGGTGGACTCGATCGAAGATCCCCATGCAGCTCACCTTGAAAAAGTGCTGGCGACGGTCGACGTCGATGCGATCAAGGCCAAGCAATTTCGTGTGCTGATCGACAGCAACCACGGTGCGGGTGGATTGCTCGGTGTGCGATTGCTCGAAGCGTTGGGGTGCACCGTCGAAGCGATGGGCCACGAGCCGACAGGGAAATTCGCTCACACGCCCGAGCCGACGGCTGAGAATCTGCAGGGGATTTCTGCAGATGTGACCGGTCGCAAGTGCGTCGTTGGCTTTTGCCAAGATCCCGACGCGGATCGGTTGGCTCTGATTGACGAAACAGGCCGCTACATCGGCGAAGAATGCACGTTGGCGTTGTGCGTTAGGCAAGCGATGGAGACCGGTCGTAGGTCGGGCCCAATTGTGATCAACGGAGCGACCAGTTCCATGAGTACCTTGATCGCAAAACAGCATGGCGTCGAGACATTTCGCAGTGCGGTGGGTGAGGCCAACGTGTGTGATTTGATGATTGCGAAGAAGGCGGCTTATGGTGGCGAAGGCAACGGGGGACCGATCGATCCGGCGGTGGGCTACGTTCGCGATAGCTTTGTTGGCATGGCTCAAACGTTGGCGCTCTTGGCACGAACCGGGAAACCGCTCAGCGAGTTGGCCGATGAGTTGCCGCAGCTCAGCATTCACAAAAGCAAAGCGGGTGTTTCCGCTGTACAATTGCCGGCTGTCTTCGACAAGTTGGAAGCCAAGTTCACCGACGCGGAAGCGACACGTGGTGACGGGATGCGATTGCAATGGTCGGATCGTTGGTTGTTGGTTCGCGGCAGCAACACCGAACCGATTGTTCGGATGATCGCCGAAGCACCCACCGCGGACGAGGCCGCTTCTTTGTGCGACCAAGCCTCCGAGTTGTTGGGTTAA
- a CDS encoding formylmethanofuran dehydrogenase subunit A: MLTVLQGSRLIDPSAPGAKPGGTIADLWWRDGYLIKAPEKGTVADQTIDGSGCITMAGGIDLHTHIGGGKITLARMLLGDQMPPWREATRVNGEDAASCEFLPSASVTASRYLDMGYTTCFEPAVIPCNARSAHAEMADIRGLDTGGYCLLGNDDVLLRLIADDEPQEVINAYVAWMVQATRCIAVKVVNPGGINAFKFNEREMDVDTQHPKYGITPGQIIRVLCRAVSEIGLRHPLHVHCSNLGVPGNIDSTLATIRAADGYPIHLTHAQFHSYGTEGPYKFSSSAAKLADALKANPNVTLDVGQIQFGQTVTISADAMHQFDNRNLAKPRKSVLLDIECEAGCGVVPFKYARREFVHSLQWAIGLELFLMVDNPSRVFLTTDHPNGGPFTAYPHLIALLTDRSLRETALSEIHSDAAAASSLAGIDREYSLDDIAVMTRSAPASILGLSDRGRLQPGCVADVVVYEENANIETMFRTPRDVFKQGVRIRSRGQNVETATAARRDSTLVASVEVDPTYVPKFRDMHARTGTFAMDRLQISKGEMDDVIGTRLVETTWPENQDG, encoded by the coding sequence ATGCTCACTGTTCTTCAAGGAAGCCGGCTGATCGATCCGTCGGCTCCTGGAGCCAAACCGGGCGGAACGATCGCGGATCTTTGGTGGAGAGATGGTTATCTCATCAAGGCTCCTGAAAAAGGAACCGTCGCCGATCAAACGATTGATGGCAGTGGATGCATCACCATGGCGGGTGGCATCGATTTGCACACGCACATCGGCGGAGGCAAAATCACCTTGGCTCGCATGTTGTTGGGCGACCAAATGCCACCCTGGCGAGAAGCCACACGCGTCAACGGAGAAGACGCAGCCTCATGCGAGTTTCTTCCGTCAGCATCGGTGACGGCGTCGCGTTACTTGGACATGGGCTACACGACATGCTTTGAGCCCGCTGTGATTCCCTGCAACGCACGATCCGCACACGCGGAGATGGCCGACATTCGCGGACTTGATACCGGCGGATACTGCTTGCTCGGCAACGATGACGTGTTGCTTCGACTGATCGCCGACGATGAACCACAAGAAGTCATCAATGCTTATGTGGCTTGGATGGTTCAAGCGACTCGCTGCATCGCGGTCAAGGTCGTGAACCCAGGCGGCATCAACGCATTCAAATTCAACGAACGCGAAATGGATGTGGACACCCAACATCCGAAATACGGGATCACTCCCGGCCAAATCATTCGCGTGCTGTGCAGAGCGGTTTCCGAAATTGGATTGCGACATCCGTTGCATGTTCATTGCAGTAACTTGGGTGTGCCCGGCAATATCGATTCGACGCTGGCGACGATTCGAGCCGCCGATGGCTATCCCATCCATCTGACCCACGCTCAGTTCCACAGCTATGGAACGGAAGGCCCCTACAAGTTTTCATCTTCGGCGGCGAAGTTGGCCGATGCTCTGAAAGCCAACCCCAATGTGACATTGGACGTTGGACAAATTCAGTTTGGCCAAACCGTCACGATCAGTGCGGACGCAATGCATCAATTCGACAATCGCAACCTCGCGAAACCTCGCAAGTCAGTGTTGCTGGACATCGAATGCGAAGCTGGCTGCGGCGTGGTTCCATTCAAATACGCACGTCGCGAATTTGTGCACAGTTTGCAATGGGCGATCGGATTGGAGTTGTTCTTGATGGTCGACAACCCGTCACGAGTTTTCCTGACGACCGACCATCCCAACGGTGGTCCTTTCACGGCTTACCCGCACCTGATCGCCTTGCTCACCGATCGCTCGCTGCGAGAAACAGCGCTCTCCGAAATTCATTCCGACGCGGCAGCCGCCAGCTCACTCGCCGGCATCGATCGCGAATATTCGCTCGACGACATCGCCGTGATGACTCGGTCCGCCCCCGCATCGATTCTGGGACTATCTGATCGAGGTCGATTGCAACCGGGATGCGTGGCCGATGTGGTCGTGTACGAAGAAAACGCCAACATCGAAACCATGTTCCGTACTCCGCGAGATGTATTCAAACAGGGCGTTCGGATTCGTTCACGAGGTCAAAACGTAGAGACCGCGACCGCCGCGCGAAGAGACAGCACGCTGGTCGCCTCGGTCGAAGTCGATCCCACTTACGTCCCCAAGTTCCGAGATATGCATGCTCGGACGGGAACCTTCGCGATGGACAGATTGCAGATTTCCAAAGGTGAGATGGACGATGTGATCGGCACGCGCTTGGTCGAAACAACGTGGCCGGAGAATCAAGATGGCTGA
- the fhcD gene encoding formylmethanofuran--tetrahydromethanopterin N-formyltransferase, with translation MADPAATPKSLSIACVSIKDTFAEAFDMKATRLIVTADDRRWCDESARAMCGFGTSVIACGLEIAVEQTLSPEQTPDGRPGVAILAFGMSGKDLEKQIPRRAGQCVLTCPTTALYGGIPGGREVHPKRVPIGKSLRYFGDGNQISKQIQHLDADGRSRPVRYWRIPVMDGEFVCQHDVGRVDAIGGGNFILVGRTMQSVTIASRAAIDAMRELPGIITPFPGGTTRSGSKVGSKYAALFASTNDSFCPTLREVTPSELPSEANAAIEVVIDGLSFDEIAESMRVGITAACEAGASEGLLSVSAGNYGGKLGRHHFKLHELLADASSASDSGAER, from the coding sequence ATGGCTGATCCCGCCGCGACTCCCAAATCATTGTCGATTGCCTGCGTCTCGATCAAAGACACCTTTGCCGAAGCCTTTGACATGAAGGCCACCCGGCTGATCGTGACCGCGGATGATCGGCGTTGGTGCGATGAATCCGCGAGGGCAATGTGCGGGTTCGGAACCAGTGTCATCGCTTGTGGGCTTGAAATCGCGGTCGAACAAACACTGTCGCCCGAGCAGACACCCGACGGCCGCCCAGGCGTCGCGATATTGGCGTTCGGAATGTCGGGCAAAGATCTGGAAAAGCAAATTCCCCGGCGTGCTGGTCAGTGCGTTTTGACTTGTCCCACAACCGCTTTGTACGGCGGCATCCCAGGTGGTCGCGAGGTGCATCCCAAACGCGTTCCGATCGGAAAGTCCCTGCGATACTTTGGTGACGGGAACCAAATCAGCAAACAAATACAGCACTTGGATGCGGATGGAAGGTCCCGCCCCGTGCGTTACTGGCGAATTCCCGTGATGGATGGCGAATTCGTTTGCCAGCACGACGTCGGTCGAGTTGACGCGATAGGAGGTGGTAACTTCATCTTGGTCGGACGAACCATGCAGTCCGTCACCATTGCCAGTCGTGCCGCGATTGATGCGATGCGAGAATTACCTGGCATCATCACTCCGTTCCCCGGCGGAACAACTCGTAGCGGATCCAAAGTTGGATCGAAATACGCCGCATTGTTTGCGTCGACCAACGACTCGTTCTGCCCGACCTTGCGAGAAGTCACGCCATCAGAATTGCCTTCCGAGGCCAATGCGGCGATCGAAGTGGTGATTGACGGATTGTCGTTTGATGAGATCGCAGAATCCATGCGAGTTGGCATCACTGCCGCATGCGAAGCGGGTGCTTCCGAAGGGTTACTAAGCGTCTCGGCGGGTAACTATGGCGGCAAGCTTGGCCGACATCATTTCAAGCTGCACGAATTGCTTGCTGACGCATCATCGGCCTCCGATTCAGGTGCCGAACGATGA
- a CDS encoding formylmethanofuran dehydrogenase subunit C, producing the protein MNQITLRPRSELPSSLDASRIRLDEWIQLSTLEIERFELQSRSGPMAIGDLFEVSVQSKASLPRLVFDGCMQRVSGIGFQHKLGEILCESNVGDHAGSCMSGGRIVVCGNAGNYLGSPIGSRNVGMNGGQMIVEGSAGDDAGHRMRRGEIWIAGNVGTRLATWMVAGTIGVAGTCGPTIAYGMRRGTLIFGQPPTLDERRFSTPIPLRSAFLALLSRNCDAKWMTPDFLQSLDVCRGDQLIDGRGEIWMPTSSAESTKTGAST; encoded by the coding sequence ATGAATCAAATCACACTGCGTCCTCGATCCGAGTTGCCCTCGTCGCTGGACGCGTCGCGAATCCGACTGGATGAATGGATCCAACTTTCAACTCTTGAAATAGAACGCTTCGAGTTGCAATCTCGATCTGGCCCGATGGCGATCGGCGATCTTTTTGAAGTCTCCGTGCAATCCAAGGCGTCATTGCCCCGGCTGGTTTTTGATGGCTGCATGCAACGTGTTTCGGGAATCGGATTCCAACACAAGCTGGGCGAGATCCTTTGCGAGTCCAACGTTGGTGACCACGCGGGCAGTTGCATGTCGGGTGGACGCATTGTGGTGTGTGGCAATGCGGGCAATTACCTGGGTTCGCCAATCGGTTCCCGCAATGTTGGAATGAATGGCGGCCAAATGATTGTCGAAGGATCCGCCGGTGATGATGCGGGCCATCGGATGCGTCGTGGCGAAATCTGGATTGCTGGTAACGTTGGAACGCGTCTGGCAACTTGGATGGTTGCCGGCACGATTGGCGTGGCCGGAACTTGCGGGCCAACGATCGCCTATGGAATGCGGCGAGGGACATTGATCTTTGGCCAGCCACCGACGCTCGACGAACGTCGATTCTCGACGCCCATTCCGCTGCGTTCAGCTTTCTTGGCTCTGTTGAGTCGAAACTGCGATGCGAAATGGATGACGCCCGACTTCCTGCAATCACTGGACGTCTGTCGCGGTGACCAACTGATTGATGGTCGCGGCGAAATTTGGATGCCCACATCGAGTGCTGAGTCTACGAAAACAGGGGCGTCCACTTGA
- a CDS encoding ComEC/Rec2 family competence protein: MRPAIHRGIFSFGFDFRMRQGSLSTRHLTELPSRQPLTMFAATGLAGLTLNHVWPQSPRVWFGAMIAMVVAWVLAWFAATPARSEIARAHSRSRLKFHSRFRTACWFGFLLFAFAGRHALDEWQYASATIREVLTYEEEPTVMVAVVDEPVRLQRDALENTVARTSGLDGARSDKAVVSDVQYQTRLIVRVVTMRRGTRQVPFTGRVMVMVDAEREDLRPGDPVELYGRIAAIPPPSNPGETDQRIAARRQNIHARMRVGSADQVQLLTAGEVTDGALPWDNALQRWLADRAASARDTILNQIEPSQRGLALALTLGQRDFLDRPTNERLLVTGTAHLLSVSGLHLGIIVLLTGAVAGLLRLPIAGSVTLIVIVMLFYVAITGARPPVTRAAILMSTVILARLLARPHHPLNSLSLAAIILMIWMPAEIFGIGVQLSFLAVATLLMCGRPFSSALTPAAETIRVEERFDELARQSQTAWRRLFSFCLSWTGRVLWYSGAVTLMALPLVWSQFHVVSPISVIVNVMLSPLMALALSAGVMTILAGWWLPSLAWIPGGVCGKLLSIMQWMIDSAATLPGGHFWLPSPPTIWIVVFYLGLIAWAAIRPMVTSQGIRRLVIEAGLLVSWIGIAYGLATYLAELPDQTLEATFVDVGHGTATIVRPDEKEVWLYDCGWMGNANATSRNIEDALWALGATHIDGIFLSHADTDHFNALPGLAKRFSIGVIVVPPGFFEGDGFALAQASEAIRQHEIPVLEVHRGKRVRHTGPSWLDRVTVLHPPKERIEANDNANSLVLRIDSGNRALLLPGDLEPPGTAVLTNTPRPPPGGVMMAPHHGSLQMDAEAVLQWARPLETIVSGGQRAAKPEVTEMLSAAGGGVHVTSREGAIRVRMSVEGGLQIQAFSEQPW, from the coding sequence ATGCGGCCTGCGATTCACCGCGGCATCTTTTCTTTCGGATTTGACTTCAGAATGCGGCAAGGCAGTCTCTCGACTCGGCACCTCACGGAACTCCCCAGTCGACAGCCGTTGACGATGTTTGCCGCCACCGGACTGGCTGGGCTGACTCTCAACCATGTTTGGCCTCAATCCCCGCGGGTCTGGTTCGGGGCGATGATCGCGATGGTGGTTGCCTGGGTCCTGGCATGGTTCGCAGCCACGCCAGCCCGTTCCGAAATCGCGCGTGCCCACTCGCGGTCTCGCCTTAAATTTCATTCTCGATTTAGAACAGCGTGCTGGTTCGGGTTTCTTCTATTCGCATTTGCGGGGAGACACGCACTGGATGAATGGCAATACGCTTCGGCGACCATCCGCGAAGTACTGACCTACGAGGAAGAGCCGACAGTCATGGTCGCAGTTGTCGATGAACCAGTTCGTTTGCAAAGGGATGCTCTGGAGAACACCGTTGCGAGAACCTCCGGGCTCGATGGTGCTCGATCCGACAAAGCCGTTGTATCCGATGTGCAGTATCAAACTCGATTGATTGTTCGCGTGGTCACGATGCGACGTGGCACTCGGCAAGTTCCATTCACCGGCCGAGTGATGGTGATGGTTGATGCGGAACGAGAGGACTTGCGACCGGGCGATCCGGTTGAACTGTACGGTCGAATCGCCGCGATTCCACCACCGAGCAACCCGGGTGAAACCGATCAGAGAATCGCAGCACGTCGGCAGAACATTCACGCGCGCATGCGAGTGGGCTCGGCCGACCAAGTTCAATTGCTAACAGCTGGCGAAGTCACCGATGGTGCATTGCCGTGGGACAATGCTCTTCAGCGGTGGTTGGCCGATCGCGCCGCCTCGGCTCGAGACACGATTTTGAACCAAATCGAACCTTCGCAACGTGGACTCGCGTTGGCCCTAACGCTCGGTCAACGAGATTTCCTTGATCGTCCGACCAATGAACGTTTGCTGGTCACCGGCACCGCGCACCTGTTGTCGGTCAGCGGACTGCACCTAGGAATCATCGTTTTGTTGACCGGTGCGGTGGCAGGTTTGTTGCGTCTGCCAATCGCCGGGTCGGTCACATTGATTGTGATCGTGATGCTGTTTTATGTCGCCATCACGGGTGCTCGCCCGCCGGTCACACGAGCCGCGATCCTGATGTCGACAGTGATCCTCGCCCGACTCCTGGCTCGTCCACATCACCCGCTCAATTCGTTGTCCTTGGCAGCGATCATCTTGATGATTTGGATGCCGGCGGAGATTTTCGGCATCGGCGTCCAGTTGTCTTTTTTGGCCGTCGCTACCTTGTTGATGTGCGGACGTCCCTTCTCCAGTGCACTGACACCCGCGGCAGAAACGATTCGCGTGGAAGAACGCTTTGATGAGTTGGCTCGCCAATCTCAAACCGCGTGGCGACGGCTGTTCTCGTTTTGCCTTTCATGGACGGGACGAGTGCTGTGGTACAGCGGCGCGGTCACCCTCATGGCTCTGCCGTTGGTTTGGTCACAGTTCCATGTGGTCTCGCCAATCAGCGTGATCGTCAACGTCATGCTTTCACCATTGATGGCTCTCGCGTTGTCCGCCGGTGTGATGACAATCTTGGCAGGTTGGTGGTTGCCATCCCTGGCGTGGATTCCCGGTGGGGTTTGCGGCAAGTTGCTTTCGATCATGCAGTGGATGATCGATTCAGCGGCGACCTTGCCCGGCGGTCACTTTTGGTTGCCGTCGCCGCCGACGATTTGGATCGTCGTCTTCTATCTCGGCTTGATTGCGTGGGCTGCGATTCGGCCGATGGTGACCTCCCAAGGAATTCGTCGTCTTGTAATCGAAGCCGGTTTGCTGGTCAGTTGGATCGGGATCGCCTACGGGTTGGCAACCTACCTAGCGGAACTTCCTGATCAAACGTTGGAAGCCACCTTCGTCGATGTAGGACACGGGACCGCAACAATCGTGCGTCCCGACGAGAAGGAGGTGTGGCTTTATGATTGCGGCTGGATGGGCAACGCCAACGCGACCAGCCGGAACATCGAGGATGCATTGTGGGCATTAGGAGCGACGCACATCGATGGGATTTTTCTTTCGCACGCTGATACGGATCACTTCAACGCATTGCCGGGTCTGGCCAAACGGTTTTCGATCGGCGTGATCGTTGTTCCGCCCGGTTTCTTTGAAGGCGACGGTTTTGCGCTGGCTCAGGCTTCGGAGGCGATCCGCCAGCACGAGATTCCGGTTTTGGAAGTTCACCGGGGCAAGCGTGTTCGACATACCGGACCCAGTTGGCTAGATCGAGTCACGGTGCTGCACCCGCCCAAAGAACGAATCGAAGCCAACGACAATGCAAATTCGCTGGTGTTGAGGATCGATTCAGGAAATCGTGCGTTGCTGTTGCCGGGCGATTTGGAACCGCCGGGAACCGCGGTGCTGACCAACACGCCTCGACCGCCACCCGGCGGGGTGATGATGGCACCTCATCATGGCAGTTTGCAAATGGATGCCGAGGCGGTCCTGCAGTGGGCCCGACCATTGGAAACAATCGTCAGCGGTGGACAACGTGCGGCAAAACCCGAAGTCACCGAAATGCTGTCCGCGGCGGGGGGAGGCGTGCACGTGACATCGCGAGAAGGAGCGATCCGGGTGCGAATGAGTGTCGAAGGTGGGCTTCAAATCCAAGCATTCTCTGAACAACCCTGGTGA
- the ccsA gene encoding cytochrome c biogenesis protein CcsA, translated as MMDLLRQISVTCFSASYLVVLVLEALRFLGRVPGRGLAVVVMMGLGIFTHVTYLTLRAASIANEANVGRLATWTDWSLMVALGLAIAFFAFYLRRPDTIIGLFFLPAILAMIALSRAVSHMPAFERSEAVEVWRGVHGASMMLGSAAVLIGFLAGAMYLVQSWRLKRKQAGSSLRLPTLETLQNLNRSCLIISTAAVGLGLVSGVVMNWNRLGVIPWTDGGIILSGVLFLWLVSATLVEYFYAPASRGRKVAYLTLASFGFLALAMTGVLSSSHGADQSDAPAETPIQNIDSEIELPENEVAPGMTTPRGQS; from the coding sequence ATGATGGATCTTTTGCGTCAAATTTCGGTCACGTGTTTCTCGGCCAGCTACCTCGTGGTGCTGGTTTTAGAAGCGTTGCGCTTTCTGGGCCGTGTCCCGGGTCGCGGTCTGGCCGTGGTCGTGATGATGGGTTTGGGTATTTTCACCCACGTCACCTATCTGACATTACGAGCCGCGTCGATTGCCAATGAAGCCAACGTCGGGCGTCTGGCAACTTGGACCGATTGGTCGCTGATGGTCGCGTTGGGATTGGCAATCGCCTTTTTCGCGTTCTATCTCAGACGGCCGGACACGATCATCGGACTGTTCTTCCTGCCGGCAATTCTCGCCATGATCGCGCTTTCGCGAGCGGTCAGTCACATGCCCGCATTTGAACGCAGCGAAGCCGTCGAGGTTTGGCGAGGCGTGCACGGTGCATCCATGATGCTGGGTTCCGCTGCCGTTCTGATCGGTTTTTTGGCCGGAGCCATGTATTTGGTCCAATCATGGCGTTTGAAACGCAAGCAGGCTGGCTCATCGCTCCGTTTACCAACCTTGGAAACCCTTCAAAACCTCAACCGAAGTTGCTTGATCATCAGCACCGCAGCCGTCGGGCTGGGCCTGGTTTCCGGTGTCGTCATGAACTGGAACCGTTTGGGTGTGATCCCATGGACCGACGGCGGAATCATTCTTTCCGGCGTGCTGTTTCTGTGGTTGGTATCAGCCACGCTGGTCGAGTACTTCTACGCTCCCGCCAGCCGCGGCCGCAAAGTTGCTTACTTAACTCTGGCCAGCTTTGGATTTTTGGCACTCGCCATGACCGGTGTGCTATCCAGTTCTCACGGTGCCGACCAATCCGACGCACCCGCCGAAACGCCAATCCAAAACATCGACTCAGAAATCGAGTTGCCCGAAAACGAAGTGGCACCGGGAATGACAACGCCGCGAGGCCAGTCATGA
- the hemA gene encoding glutamyl-tRNA reductase, whose translation MTLKMIGCSHHDAAVEIREQLSFTENEINRTFELFGQRFADAELVLLSTCNRVELYGAGSNPASLQSDDLIDLVADCLNQSRDFVANHMIIREGREAVEHLFLVAASLDSMVVGEAQILSQVKQSYDLANDADRTGPITHGVFQAANRTAKRVQTETSIHRRRLSVPSVAIGEVVPEVFNRLQGKRVVLCGAGEMAEETLRYLKNGGANNLCVVNRSLDRAQKLADEFGADAESMDSLHDQIVQADLLIGTTSAEEPIVDASTFAALNAKRGGRIMLVLDLAVPRDFDPVIGDEPGVYLYQIDDLQAACNRNRREREKQWPKAKKIIDEEVDGFFQSLQQRATGPVIRRLRERADKVKAEELQRLFGKLNGSTDTAMQKEIEKSFDRLTNKLLHPPMASLRDDAADGHSRGLLEALRHLFNLGEDS comes from the coding sequence ATGACCCTGAAGATGATCGGGTGCAGCCATCACGACGCTGCCGTTGAAATTCGCGAGCAGTTGTCGTTCACCGAGAATGAAATTAATCGCACCTTCGAACTGTTTGGCCAACGATTCGCCGATGCCGAACTGGTTCTTCTGAGCACCTGCAACCGGGTTGAGTTGTACGGGGCGGGCAGCAATCCGGCTTCCCTGCAATCCGACGATTTGATTGACTTGGTCGCCGACTGCCTTAACCAATCGCGTGACTTCGTCGCCAACCACATGATCATTCGGGAAGGCCGCGAAGCCGTCGAACACTTGTTCTTGGTCGCGGCCAGTTTGGACAGCATGGTCGTCGGCGAAGCCCAGATCCTATCGCAGGTCAAACAGTCCTATGACTTGGCCAACGATGCCGATCGCACCGGCCCAATCACTCACGGCGTATTCCAAGCTGCCAACCGAACCGCCAAACGCGTCCAAACTGAAACCAGCATTCACCGTCGCCGGTTGAGCGTTCCCAGTGTTGCGATCGGCGAAGTTGTTCCCGAGGTATTCAACCGCCTGCAGGGCAAACGCGTGGTGCTCTGCGGTGCCGGTGAGATGGCCGAAGAAACGCTTCGCTATCTGAAAAACGGCGGTGCGAACAATCTATGCGTCGTCAATCGAAGTCTCGATCGAGCACAAAAGCTGGCCGACGAATTTGGTGCCGACGCTGAATCAATGGACAGCCTGCACGACCAGATTGTGCAAGCGGATTTGCTAATCGGTACCACTTCGGCGGAAGAACCGATCGTCGACGCATCCACTTTCGCGGCTCTGAATGCCAAACGAGGTGGCCGCATCATGTTGGTCCTCGACTTGGCCGTTCCGCGAGATTTCGATCCGGTCATCGGCGACGAACCCGGCGTCTATCTGTACCAGATCGATGACCTGCAAGCTGCATGCAATCGCAATCGCCGCGAACGAGAAAAGCAGTGGCCGAAGGCGAAGAAAATCATCGACGAAGAAGTCGATGGCTTCTTTCAGTCGCTGCAACAACGTGCGACCGGACCGGTCATTCGCCGGCTTCGAGAACGGGCTGACAAAGTCAAAGCAGAAGAGCTGCAGCGGCTGTTTGGAAAACTCAATGGCTCCACCGACACGGCCATGCAAAAAGAGATCGAAAAGTCCTTCGATCGCCTGACCAACAAACTGCTCCATCCGCCGATGGCCTCGCTGCGAGACGACGCGGCGGACGGGCACTCGCGAGGCCTGCTGGAGGCGTTGCGACACCTGTTCAACCTGGGCGAAGATTCTTGA
- a CDS encoding 3-keto-disaccharide hydrolase, producing MNRVLCFLTLAATFAASPANAQDSEKAVLAKTMQGAKTVTLFDGKTLDGWRGREDLWSVDDGAIHGQTTDEAPIKQNTFLILDRPVKGSFELTLQFKMIGGNSGIQYRSKVLDEEKFIVGGYQADIDATNRFAGILYEEKGRGILATRGQQTTIWATGEKTTEQFATAEELANSIHLGEWNDYRILVRDNHLEQFINETLMIRLVDQQPGKKADSGVIALQLHQGPAMKVWFKNIQIREWK from the coding sequence GTGAACCGCGTTCTTTGCTTCCTGACTCTCGCCGCCACCTTCGCGGCTTCACCCGCCAACGCCCAAGACAGCGAAAAGGCTGTCCTGGCCAAGACCATGCAGGGTGCCAAAACCGTCACCTTGTTCGATGGCAAAACGCTTGATGGCTGGCGTGGACGTGAGGACCTTTGGTCGGTCGACGACGGAGCCATTCATGGGCAAACCACCGACGAAGCACCGATCAAGCAAAACACGTTTTTGATTCTCGATCGCCCGGTCAAAGGCAGCTTTGAGCTGACGCTGCAATTCAAAATGATTGGCGGCAACTCGGGCATCCAGTATCGCAGCAAAGTCCTCGACGAAGAGAAATTCATCGTCGGTGGATATCAAGCCGACATCGATGCGACCAATCGTTTCGCGGGGATCCTGTACGAAGAAAAAGGCCGCGGAATTTTGGCCACCCGCGGACAACAAACCACGATTTGGGCGACCGGCGAAAAGACGACCGAACAATTCGCGACCGCCGAGGAGCTCGCTAACAGCATCCATCTGGGCGAATGGAATGACTACCGCATTTTGGTGCGTGACAACCACTTGGAACAGTTCATCAACGAAACCCTGATGATCCGTTTGGTCGACCAACAACCGGGCAAAAAAGCCGACTCGGGGGTCATCGCGTTGCAATTGCACCAAGGCCCCGCGATGAAAGTTTGGTTCAAGAACATTCAAATTCGCGAATGGAAGTGA